A part of Vulcanisaeta moutnovskia 768-28 genomic DNA contains:
- a CDS encoding ABC transporter ATP-binding protein yields MALLEVRNLSVAYKTPLGIVHALEDVTFSIDRGESLAVVGESGSGKSTLALAVARLLPPNAAYANGSIIFDGLDLLNMSNDSVRKIRGTGIFMVFQEPATSLNPVFKIKDQLLEALKVRYEREGNSFDENRAIDEIMKVLRDVRMTDPELIIDRYPHQLSGGQIQRIMIAMGLLMRPKLYIADEPTSALDVTVQAQILKLLKDLKRDYGISILFITHDIVVASIIGDSIMVLYAGQLMELGTMKDIIYEPRHPYTQALLNSIPRVSKAEGKLPMIGGSVPNLMNPPTGCRFHPRCPNAKDVCSKVIPNLVRVGNVYVRCHLYGQ; encoded by the coding sequence TCTTGAAGTTAGGAATCTAAGTGTGGCCTATAAGACACCGCTTGGTATTGTTCATGCGCTTGAGGACGTGACCTTTAGTATTGATAGGGGTGAATCATTGGCAGTTGTTGGTGAGTCTGGAAGCGGTAAGTCAACACTGGCATTGGCTGTAGCTAGGTTATTACCGCCAAATGCAGCATATGCTAATGGATCCATAATATTTGATGGTTTGGATCTATTGAATATGAGTAATGACTCAGTTAGAAAAATAAGAGGCACAGGCATATTTATGGTATTTCAGGAACCAGCAACTAGCCTAAATCCTGTATTTAAGATCAAGGATCAATTACTAGAAGCATTAAAGGTAAGATATGAAAGAGAGGGTAATAGTTTTGATGAAAATAGGGCCATCGATGAAATAATGAAAGTACTGAGAGATGTTAGGATGACTGATCCTGAGTTAATAATTGATAGATATCCTCATCAATTATCCGGTGGGCAAATACAGAGGATTATGATAGCCATGGGATTACTCATGAGGCCCAAGTTGTATATTGCTGATGAACCTACATCGGCACTAGACGTTACTGTACAAGCACAAATACTTAAGTTACTTAAGGATTTGAAGAGAGATTATGGTATTTCAATCCTGTTTATAACCCATGATATAGTGGTTGCATCAATAATAGGTGATTCAATCATGGTATTATATGCCGGACAATTAATGGAGCTAGGAACCATGAAAGATATTATCTATGAACCAAGGCATCCATATACACAGGCATTGCTGAACAGCATACCTAGGGTAAGTAAGGCTGAGGGTAAATTACCAATGATAGGCGGTTCCGTACCCAACCTAATGAATCCACCAACAGGATGTAGATTTCACCCAAGATGCCCAAATGCTAAGGATGTATGTAGTAAGGTAATTCCAAACCTTGTTAGAGTAGGTAATGTATACGTGAGGTGTCATTTGTATGGTCAATGA
- a CDS encoding ABC transporter substrate-binding protein, translating to MMRKGLSKSATVAIAVIIVIIVIGVAAYMLYKPPTKVSKPVTPSNVTTVTPTTTTTITPPSNNTLIVAETTPPDSLDPAIAAYTQDMEVLYSCYQTLVIFNGTDPSTFLPSLAYNWTISSNYLNWTFYIRQGAYFQNGDQINATTVWFSIYRSIVMNQFGAFNFLDLLYNGTTASVTGYATPWGVCRAMEQIFGLQFPNPQTNLTGYEEECAYALANVLSNFNVHNQSIVELMEYPDQAAVVKGPYEIQFNLLAPYYDYLGVMSGSWAMIVDPTFVDQNGGVQPDSTTSYLSTNMLCSGPYTLKQYIPGEEIVLTANPNYWAAKNPPNFMLTPAHIQNIVIKYYTSFDEEILAFKTGSAQAIDPSPHESPPPIYLSTVLSIPNVVMYGPIWSGGDVFLVFDTQRYPYNLTVVREAFAYAINTTEIIDTVLKGFGAPYLGPIPPYPPNPYYNPGNLPPYPYDPNKAIELLASAGFQLTLPNGTVINPNGKPLTVHLWYISTDLTFTQEVQMIQQMLSNIGVNVILEGVPVSYLVSAMENPPTSPQYPGFFLLDWYPDWWDPVAQEAWFILNVDFGGITGNEAWYNNSLVNTLTTEAVFTTNITQRVGLMEQIYAQVYKDVPYIWLYEPAFYGFTYKYVCGILVNPLITGFYYPTMYFYNGTGTCINYTPIYTITGSS from the coding sequence ATGATGAGAAAGGGTCTATCAAAAAGCGCGACAGTAGCAATTGCAGTAATTATAGTGATAATAGTGATTGGTGTGGCGGCCTATATGTTATATAAACCACCCACCAAGGTCTCAAAACCCGTCACGCCTTCGAATGTTACAACGGTTACTCCAACGACGACTACCACAATAACGCCGCCATCGAATAATACACTGATTGTTGCAGAGACGACACCACCAGATAGCCTAGACCCAGCAATAGCTGCATACACTCAGGACATGGAGGTATTATATTCATGCTATCAAACACTAGTGATATTTAATGGCACGGACCCATCGACATTCCTACCATCTTTAGCCTACAACTGGACAATATCCAGTAATTACCTTAACTGGACCTTCTACATAAGGCAGGGAGCTTATTTCCAGAATGGCGATCAAATAAATGCAACAACGGTTTGGTTCAGCATCTATAGGTCAATAGTCATGAACCAATTTGGCGCATTCAATTTCCTCGACTTGCTATACAACGGGACAACGGCCAGTGTGACTGGATATGCTACTCCCTGGGGTGTTTGTCGTGCTATGGAGCAGATCTTTGGTCTTCAGTTCCCGAACCCACAGACCAACCTAACTGGTTATGAGGAGGAGTGTGCCTACGCCCTAGCCAATGTACTAAGCAACTTTAATGTGCATAATCAATCAATAGTGGAACTAATGGAATACCCAGACCAGGCAGCAGTGGTTAAGGGACCATATGAAATACAATTCAACCTGCTAGCGCCATATTATGACTACCTAGGCGTAATGTCTGGTTCCTGGGCGATGATCGTTGATCCAACATTCGTTGATCAAAATGGTGGCGTACAGCCAGACTCAACAACATCCTATCTAAGCACAAACATGCTTTGCAGTGGGCCATATACACTTAAGCAGTACATACCTGGTGAGGAAATAGTACTAACGGCTAATCCAAATTACTGGGCTGCAAAGAACCCACCAAACTTCATGCTTACGCCAGCCCATATTCAGAATATAGTCATTAAGTACTACACAAGTTTTGACGAAGAAATATTAGCATTTAAGACAGGATCTGCACAAGCGATAGATCCCAGTCCACATGAATCACCACCACCAATATATTTATCAACGGTTTTATCAATACCAAACGTGGTCATGTATGGACCTATTTGGTCAGGGGGTGATGTATTCCTAGTATTTGACACACAGAGATACCCATACAACTTAACTGTGGTGAGGGAAGCCTTTGCATATGCAATTAATACCACAGAAATAATAGACACAGTATTAAAGGGATTTGGCGCGCCATACCTAGGTCCAATACCGCCATATCCACCTAATCCATACTACAACCCAGGTAATTTACCGCCATATCCTTATGATCCAAATAAGGCAATTGAATTATTGGCAAGTGCCGGATTCCAGCTTACATTACCAAATGGGACTGTGATAAATCCAAACGGTAAGCCATTAACTGTGCATTTATGGTACATAAGCACTGACTTAACATTCACACAAGAGGTTCAAATGATACAGCAAATGCTCAGTAACATTGGTGTCAATGTAATACTTGAGGGCGTACCAGTGAGTTACTTGGTTTCTGCCATGGAGAATCCGCCAACATCTCCGCAATATCCAGGTTTCTTCCTGCTTGATTGGTACCCAGATTGGTGGGATCCAGTAGCTCAGGAGGCTTGGTTCATACTCAATGTTGATTTTGGAGGTATTACAGGCAATGAGGCTTGGTACAATAATTCACTAGTCAATACTTTAACCACAGAGGCAGTATTTACGACAAATATAACACAGAGAGTCGGGCTTATGGAACAAATCTACGCTCAGGTATATAAGGATGTGCCATATATATGGTTATATGAGCCGGCATTCTATGGTTTTACGTATAAATATGTATGTGGCATACTGGTTAATCCATTGATAACTGGATTCTACTACCCAACAATGTACTTCTATAATGGAACAGGTACTTGTATAAACTACACACCAATATATACAATAACAGGCAGTTCATAG
- the feoB gene encoding ferrous iron transport protein B, which yields MYSLRNKTIKVIVAGVPNSGKSTLVGGLSGAFIRTANYPGTTVSINEVSYSVKGTRVIMKDLPGTYSLKADMIDEAVAAKELLLGDYDAIIVVGSALSPEQTLYLLIQVLELSKPTILALNMMDLAMKKGIRYDIDGLEKVLGIHVIPTVAVKGYGLRDIKNMVLKAHEIELGNAKLVNYDRLEKYIDALVNNFKISRGLAVEILSGNPITRDLINDGIRQIIENARKEIPNIDNYVTEMRWKTVKLLVNKFVIKSAKVAISKYDELFLNPKYGPLLSLLILFAIAETIFLALEPLVDLLSTALGSLPVSSLVEYYVGNDILRSLLLDGVWNGLATLIDFIPYVFGVAFLIAFIEDSGLITRISFPIERWLRRIGIPSRGLIYLIAGSGCNIPAITATRAMPSTRDRVLTALMIPYIPCTARFVIISLIAAAVIPHLMGLIVVLPYAVALIGVIMISNTAKIRLRFIGKGVPYAYELPPLTIPLYKSFIKKVWYYTYEFILRAGVLIIVFIIVMWLLSITGPSGIIGPSALKNPVLLKRTWLGIVGSAMSPLLSPIGIPWQVSASLVYGYIFKEVVLSTLALLYGVEEGGLAYAIKSFITLPSAVALIVFVTFYSPCIATFITESRIVGVKLTIINTILQFILALTLAYIAYYLALFMVIAL from the coding sequence ATGTACTCATTACGGAATAAAACCATTAAGGTAATTGTTGCTGGAGTCCCAAATAGTGGTAAGTCCACCCTAGTTGGTGGGCTCAGCGGAGCCTTCATTAGAACGGCTAATTACCCAGGCACTACCGTCTCAATTAACGAAGTTAGCTATAGCGTCAAAGGAACAAGAGTGATAATGAAAGACCTACCAGGTACTTATAGTCTCAAGGCTGACATGATCGACGAAGCCGTAGCGGCTAAGGAGTTACTTCTTGGTGATTATGATGCCATTATCGTCGTCGGGTCGGCCTTAAGCCCTGAACAAACACTTTATCTATTGATCCAGGTATTAGAACTTAGTAAACCGACAATCTTAGCCCTTAATATGATGGACTTAGCAATGAAGAAAGGTATTCGCTATGATATTGATGGTCTAGAGAAAGTACTGGGAATACACGTAATACCTACAGTGGCTGTTAAGGGTTATGGATTAAGGGATATTAAAAACATGGTCCTGAAGGCCCATGAGATAGAGCTGGGTAATGCAAAGTTAGTTAATTACGATAGACTTGAGAAGTACATAGATGCCTTGGTTAACAACTTTAAGATATCACGAGGGCTTGCCGTAGAGATCCTGAGTGGTAATCCGATAACGAGAGATCTCATAAATGATGGCATAAGGCAGATAATCGAGAATGCGCGCAAGGAAATACCTAATATAGATAATTATGTGACAGAGATGCGTTGGAAAACCGTTAAATTACTTGTTAATAAATTTGTTATAAAAAGTGCTAAGGTAGCCATAAGTAAGTATGATGAGCTATTCCTAAATCCGAAATATGGACCATTACTGTCGTTATTAATTCTATTTGCCATTGCCGAAACCATATTCCTAGCCCTCGAACCACTTGTAGATTTACTATCAACAGCCCTTGGCTCGTTACCTGTCAGTAGTCTCGTTGAGTATTACGTAGGTAATGATATTTTAAGATCACTACTTCTAGATGGGGTATGGAATGGTCTTGCGACCTTAATTGACTTCATACCTTACGTTTTTGGAGTAGCGTTTCTTATAGCATTTATTGAGGATTCAGGCTTGATTACAAGAATTTCCTTCCCAATAGAGAGGTGGTTGAGAAGGATTGGCATTCCTTCGAGGGGTTTAATATACCTAATCGCTGGTTCCGGTTGTAACATACCTGCTATAACGGCTACAAGGGCCATGCCAAGCACTAGGGATAGGGTACTTACAGCGCTCATGATACCGTACATACCGTGTACCGCTAGATTCGTGATAATATCTTTAATAGCAGCTGCCGTAATACCACATTTAATGGGCCTAATTGTTGTGTTACCCTACGCTGTAGCATTAATTGGTGTAATTATGATATCAAATACCGCAAAAATACGCCTCAGGTTCATAGGTAAAGGTGTACCGTATGCCTATGAATTGCCTCCATTAACAATACCGTTGTATAAATCCTTCATTAAGAAGGTTTGGTACTATACGTATGAATTCATACTGAGGGCTGGTGTTTTAATAATAGTGTTCATAATAGTAATGTGGCTCCTATCAATAACTGGACCAAGTGGTATAATAGGTCCATCAGCCCTGAAGAATCCAGTATTACTTAAACGGACCTGGCTTGGAATAGTAGGTAGTGCAATGTCGCCATTGTTAAGCCCCATTGGTATACCTTGGCAGGTCTCCGCATCGCTTGTTTATGGATATATATTCAAGGAGGTTGTGCTGAGCACATTGGCTTTATTGTACGGTGTTGAGGAAGGAGGGCTTGCCTATGCCATTAAGTCATTTATTACCTTGCCGTCTGCCGTAGCCTTAATCGTATTCGTAACTTTCTATTCGCCATGCATCGCAACTTTCATTACCGAAAGTAGAATTGTTGGTGTAAAGCTCACCATAATAAATACCATTTTACAATTCATACTAGCGTTGACATTGGCATACATCGCATATTACCTGGCACTATTCATGGTGATTGCATTATGA
- a CDS encoding ABC transporter permease: protein MAIQVTIVKERKPSALRLFMTYMIHNPPTLIGFIITVVFYGWAIIEGILQLLGMVLHNPALGWALLPYNPFAVKYIAAFKPPSITHLFGTDNLGRDLFSEILYGTPTEALISILVVGSAVLIGGLIGMISGYFGKYVEEAGMRVTDMFLAFPAIILALAVEAAIGRGAINAAIALMVVWWPTYARLFRAETLRVKTQHFIDAARLSGSSTISIVFKHIFPNVLTPVISYATIDLGNVILSYSIISFLGFGVPPPYPEWGRLVSEGFQYFPAPAWWYAIIPGVVITIVVIGLALLGDGISEYITSGGITA, encoded by the coding sequence ATGGCAATCCAAGTTACTATTGTCAAAGAACGTAAACCTTCAGCACTGAGATTATTTATGACTTACATGATCCATAATCCACCAACACTTATTGGCTTTATAATAACGGTAGTATTCTACGGCTGGGCAATAATAGAGGGTATTCTGCAATTACTAGGTATGGTCCTCCATAATCCTGCACTTGGATGGGCACTACTACCCTATAATCCCTTTGCGGTTAAATACATTGCTGCCTTTAAACCGCCATCTATTACTCATTTATTCGGTACTGACAATCTAGGTAGGGACTTATTTAGCGAAATACTCTATGGTACACCAACCGAAGCATTAATATCAATTCTAGTTGTGGGTTCGGCAGTTCTCATAGGAGGTCTAATAGGTATGATCTCTGGATATTTCGGTAAGTATGTTGAAGAAGCTGGCATGAGAGTTACTGACATGTTTTTGGCATTTCCAGCAATAATCCTTGCACTTGCTGTAGAGGCAGCCATAGGCAGAGGCGCCATAAATGCAGCAATAGCCCTAATGGTTGTCTGGTGGCCAACTTATGCAAGGCTCTTCAGAGCTGAGACTCTTAGAGTGAAGACACAGCACTTCATCGATGCTGCAAGGCTTTCAGGCTCAAGCACAATAAGTATAGTATTTAAACACATATTCCCAAATGTACTGACACCAGTCATTTCCTACGCAACAATAGACTTGGGAAACGTAATACTGTCATACTCAATAATAAGCTTCCTAGGTTTTGGAGTACCACCACCATACCCAGAATGGGGTAGATTAGTGTCAGAGGGTTTTCAATACTTTCCGGCACCAGCATGGTGGTACGCGATAATACCCGGAGTAGTAATAACAATAGTAGTAATAGGACTTGCACTACTCGGTGATGGAATATCAGAGTACATAACAAGCGGTGGTATAACAGCGTGA
- a CDS encoding ABC transporter ATP-binding protein: MVNDVIIRTEHLTKVFLAKNYGIINKILMEKPLFVRAVDDVNIEIMKGKTTALVGESGSGKTTLGRLLVTLEYPTSGKIYFHDIDITNVRGRNLQNVRARLQMVFQDPYSSLNPVMRIKDIVGEPLRNRGVKGKELDETVAKIMHEVGLDYSSLATRRPSELSGGQRQRVAIARALITNPEFVVLDEPTSALDASTQAQVLNLLLDLQQRHNLTYLLITHNIAVARYMSDISMIMYMGKIMEIGETGIILKEPLHPYTQALIESVPDIAKPDLKPPTGEVGSLVNPPKGCRFYPRCPFRMDICKEKEPPMIKTEKGIRVSCWLYVKK, from the coding sequence ATGGTCAATGATGTGATCATAAGGACTGAACACTTAACCAAGGTGTTTTTGGCTAAGAATTACGGTATAATAAACAAGATCTTAATGGAAAAGCCCCTCTTTGTTAGGGCCGTGGATGACGTGAATATTGAAATCATGAAGGGGAAAACAACGGCACTTGTGGGTGAATCTGGAAGTGGAAAAACAACACTAGGTAGGTTATTAGTCACACTTGAATATCCCACATCAGGTAAGATATACTTTCATGATATTGATATCACAAACGTAAGAGGTAGGAATTTGCAAAACGTAAGGGCAAGGTTGCAAATGGTGTTTCAAGATCCATATTCAAGCCTTAACCCAGTAATGAGAATTAAGGACATAGTAGGAGAACCACTAAGAAATAGGGGCGTTAAGGGTAAGGAGCTTGACGAGACAGTGGCTAAAATAATGCATGAAGTTGGGTTGGATTACTCATCATTAGCTACAAGAAGGCCAAGCGAACTATCAGGTGGACAAAGACAGAGGGTTGCCATTGCAAGGGCTTTAATTACCAATCCAGAATTCGTGGTCCTTGATGAACCAACCTCAGCACTAGATGCCTCTACGCAAGCTCAAGTACTCAATCTATTACTCGATTTGCAACAGCGCCATAACCTAACATACCTACTAATAACTCATAATATAGCTGTGGCCAGATATATGAGTGATATCTCGATGATTATGTATATGGGTAAGATCATGGAAATAGGAGAAACTGGAATAATCCTTAAGGAGCCACTACATCCGTATACGCAGGCACTTATAGAGTCAGTACCCGATATAGCCAAGCCAGATTTAAAGCCGCCAACAGGGGAGGTTGGTAGCCTCGTTAATCCACCAAAGGGATGCAGATTTTACCCAAGATGCCCATTCAGAATGGATATTTGCAAAGAAAAGGAACCACCCATGATAAAAACAGAGAAGGGCATTAGGGTTTCGTGTTGGTTATATGTAAAGAAATAA
- a CDS encoding FeoA domain-containing protein — protein sequence MSSNDYLSINSVPNNSIVKIVKVSSERLRDLGLSDGSIVRVLISTPCGPALIQREDGSVIVLDSDAASNTLVSIIMAPQGVRHRHRWRWGWKH from the coding sequence ATGAGTAGTAATGATTATTTATCAATAAATAGCGTACCTAACAATTCAATAGTTAAGATTGTTAAGGTGAGTAGTGAGAGGCTCAGGGATTTAGGGCTGAGTGATGGGTCCATCGTAAGGGTGCTGATAAGCACACCATGTGGTCCAGCGCTCATCCAGAGGGAAGATGGATCAGTAATAGTTCTTGATTCAGATGCCGCATCGAACACTCTGGTGTCTATAATAATGGCACCACAAGGAGTTAGGCATAGACATAGGTGGAGGTGGGGATGGAAGCATTAA
- the hemB gene encoding porphobilinogen synthase, with amino-acid sequence MVTTESIRLRSYLFNYPVNRPRRLRSNVLIRNMVAETMLRPDDFVMPIFVREDINEPEPIKSLPGQYRWPLNDKILNFVDQLINSGIKSVILFGIPEHKDEWGSSAYDEHGIIQRTIRFLKDSFEDKLIVMADVCLCEYTDHGHCGIVKRLSDGKYVVDNDSTIELYAKTAVTYAESGVDVVAPSGMMDGQVKAIREALDRAGFSDVIIMAYSAKYASSFYGPFREAAASAPKFGDRRSYQMDPRNAHEALKEVVMDINEGADIVMVKPAMLFLDVIRLVKQNFPEIPLAAYQVSGEYAMLKAAIMNGWLDEKKAILESLIAIRRAGADLIITYFAKDVVAYLDEIERLF; translated from the coding sequence GTGGTTACTACTGAAAGTATTAGGTTGAGGAGTTACTTGTTTAATTATCCCGTCAATAGGCCTAGGAGGCTTAGGTCGAATGTCCTCATTAGGAATATGGTCGCTGAAACGATGCTTAGGCCCGATGACTTTGTAATGCCAATATTCGTTAGGGAGGATATTAACGAGCCGGAACCCATTAAGTCATTACCTGGGCAGTATAGGTGGCCGCTCAATGATAAAATACTTAATTTTGTCGATCAATTGATTAATTCTGGCATTAAGTCAGTTATTTTGTTTGGCATACCTGAGCATAAGGATGAGTGGGGTAGTTCGGCATATGATGAGCATGGTATAATACAGAGGACAATTAGGTTCTTGAAGGACTCCTTTGAGGATAAACTCATTGTAATGGCTGATGTATGTCTTTGTGAGTATACAGACCATGGTCATTGTGGCATTGTTAAGAGATTGTCCGATGGCAAGTATGTTGTGGATAATGATTCAACAATAGAGCTCTATGCAAAAACGGCCGTAACGTATGCGGAGTCTGGTGTTGATGTTGTTGCGCCGTCGGGTATGATGGATGGGCAGGTCAAGGCGATTAGGGAGGCCCTTGATAGGGCAGGTTTTAGTGATGTCATTATAATGGCCTATAGCGCCAAGTACGCAAGTTCATTCTATGGTCCATTTAGGGAGGCCGCGGCTAGTGCCCCTAAGTTTGGCGATAGGCGTAGTTACCAGATGGACCCAAGGAACGCCCATGAGGCCCTTAAGGAGGTTGTCATGGACATTAACGAGGGCGCCGACATAGTCATGGTCAAACCGGCAATGCTCTTTCTCGACGTTATTAGGCTTGTTAAACAGAATTTCCCAGAGATACCGCTGGCTGCTTATCAGGTAAGTGGTGAGTATGCAATGCTCAAGGCAGCCATAATGAATGGTTGGCTTGATGAGAAGAAGGCTATTCTCGAGTCCTTAATTGCCATTAGGAGGGCTGGAGCAGATTTAATAATTACGTATTTTGCAAAGGATGTTGTTGCTTACCTTGATGAAATTGAGCGACTCTTTTAA
- a CDS encoding alpha/beta hydrolase: MPLDPAVGRVLEELNKVMPQMTKIPLSEFRKMFRAFFASQSRRSIYKVYDITIPGTEAKIPVRIYVPREGTDLGILVYFHGGGFVLGDVETYDPLCRELAVACDCVVVSVDYRLAPEHKFPAAVIDSFDSTKWVLEHAREINGDPEKVAVGGDSAGGNLAAVVAIMARDQGLKPSLKYQVLINPFVGVDPASYTIREYSTGLFLEREAMAFFNKAYLRSPADAFDPRFSPILIDNLSNLPPALIITSEYDPLRDSAETYAAKLAESGVPTIVVRFNGVTHGFYGFPIPHAKAAVGLIGTTLRQAFYGKY, from the coding sequence GTGCCTTTGGATCCCGCGGTTGGGAGAGTCCTTGAGGAGCTGAACAAGGTAATGCCACAAATGACGAAAATACCCCTTAGTGAGTTCAGGAAAATGTTTAGGGCATTCTTCGCATCGCAATCAAGAAGATCCATCTACAAGGTATATGATATAACGATACCAGGTACAGAAGCTAAGATACCGGTTAGGATTTACGTTCCCAGAGAAGGCACTGATCTCGGCATACTCGTTTACTTCCACGGCGGTGGTTTCGTACTTGGCGATGTTGAAACCTACGACCCATTATGCAGAGAATTAGCGGTCGCCTGTGATTGTGTAGTTGTTTCTGTGGATTATAGGTTAGCTCCCGAACATAAGTTCCCAGCAGCAGTTATTGACTCCTTCGACTCGACGAAGTGGGTTCTTGAGCATGCCAGGGAAATCAATGGTGACCCAGAGAAGGTGGCTGTCGGTGGCGATAGCGCCGGTGGTAATTTAGCCGCTGTGGTAGCTATAATGGCTAGGGACCAGGGACTAAAACCAAGCCTTAAGTACCAAGTACTAATAAACCCATTTGTCGGCGTTGATCCAGCATCATACACAATCAGAGAATACTCAACGGGACTATTCCTAGAACGTGAGGCAATGGCGTTCTTCAACAAAGCTTACCTAAGGAGTCCAGCTGACGCCTTCGACCCAAGATTCTCACCAATACTCATCGACAATCTGAGCAACCTACCACCAGCTTTAATAATAACCTCGGAGTATGACCCACTAAGAGATTCGGCAGAAACCTACGCCGCAAAACTCGCCGAGTCTGGCGTACCAACAATAGTCGTAAGATTCAACGGAGTAACCCATGGATTCTACGGATTCCCAATACCACACGCAAAGGCAGCGGTAGGACTAATAGGGACAACACTAAGACAAGCATTCTACGGCAAATACTAA
- a CDS encoding ABC transporter permease → MGLASFLIRRSINMVITVLGVIFIMFIITHVITPNPAVAWAGPHPVPSIVEAITREYHLNDPVYVQFYYFLVTVLQGNWGEDPMYHQPIIQLIDVYFPRTLELTIFAMIVIVIIGILTGAIAAVHRNTPTDYTIRAFYLVTWSMPPFLVAMLLQLAIAYGLKLLPATGLANPLLSPPKPITGMPTIDALIEGDWIYFWSSLRHLILPATALALVAFGIISRLIRNGMIDIASKPFIRTAIMKGLRERDIVFRHMLRNALIPAITILALTFASLLAGAVVIEDVFSWTGMGWLLTQALYQQDYPLVMAGTFIVAIGVVILNLIADILYAIVDPRIKLE, encoded by the coding sequence ATGGGCCTTGCATCTTTTCTAATTAGGAGAAGTATAAATATGGTCATTACTGTGCTTGGTGTGATTTTCATAATGTTTATAATAACTCATGTAATAACTCCAAATCCGGCAGTTGCGTGGGCAGGTCCACATCCTGTACCCTCAATAGTTGAGGCAATAACTAGGGAGTATCACTTGAATGACCCTGTTTATGTTCAATTCTACTACTTTCTAGTAACTGTACTTCAAGGGAATTGGGGTGAGGATCCCATGTACCATCAACCAATAATACAGTTAATAGACGTTTACTTCCCAAGGACTCTTGAACTTACGATATTTGCCATGATCGTAATAGTAATAATAGGTATTTTAACGGGCGCTATAGCTGCTGTACATAGGAATACACCAACGGATTATACAATTAGGGCATTCTATCTAGTAACTTGGTCAATGCCACCATTCCTTGTTGCAATGCTTCTCCAATTAGCAATAGCATATGGATTGAAACTCTTGCCAGCCACTGGGTTAGCAAATCCATTATTATCTCCACCAAAACCAATAACCGGTATGCCCACAATTGACGCATTAATTGAGGGTGATTGGATATACTTCTGGTCAAGCCTTAGGCATCTAATTTTACCGGCTACTGCGCTGGCTCTTGTGGCATTTGGTATAATATCAAGACTCATTAGGAATGGTATGATCGACATTGCTTCAAAACCTTTCATAAGAACAGCAATAATGAAGGGACTTAGGGAAAGAGACATTGTTTTTAGACACATGCTAAGGAATGCACTTATACCGGCAATAACAATTCTAGCATTAACATTTGCTTCGTTACTTGCAGGAGCTGTTGTTATTGAGGATGTATTCTCATGGACAGGAATGGGATGGCTACTAACACAAGCCCTTTACCAGCAGGATTACCCCTTAGTAATGGCTGGAACGTTTATAGTAGCCATTGGTGTAGTCATACTAAATTTAATAGCCGATATACTATACGCCATTGTAGACCCTAGAATAAAACTTGAGTAG